A stretch of the Bradyrhizobium arachidis genome encodes the following:
- a CDS encoding branched-chain amino acid ABC transporter permease produces the protein MFDYQFFIEVLVGGLLSGVMYSLVAIGFVLIYKTSGVLNFAQGAMLLFAALTFVSLVERGVPFWLGAGVTLVIMVALGVAVERVVLRPLVNQSPMTLFMATLGLSYVIEGAAQLLWGTQVHGLDLGINDIPFEVDGVLISQFDLFAAGIAGALVTAFALFFRYTRTGLAFRAVADDQFAALAVGLRLSRVWAAVWTAAGIVALVAGLLWGARLGVQFSLSLVVLKALPVLVLGGFDSVAGAIVGGLLIGAIEKLAEVYVGPLFGGGIEAWAAYVVALAFLLLRPSGLFGQKLVERV, from the coding sequence ATGTTCGACTACCAGTTCTTCATCGAGGTCCTTGTCGGCGGGCTGTTATCCGGCGTCATGTACTCGCTGGTCGCGATCGGCTTCGTGCTGATCTACAAGACGTCCGGCGTTTTGAATTTCGCCCAGGGAGCGATGCTGCTGTTCGCGGCCCTCACCTTCGTGAGCCTGGTCGAGCGCGGCGTGCCGTTCTGGCTGGGCGCGGGGGTCACGCTCGTGATCATGGTGGCTCTCGGCGTGGCCGTCGAGCGCGTCGTGCTGCGGCCGCTGGTCAATCAGTCGCCGATGACGCTGTTCATGGCGACGCTGGGCCTTTCTTATGTCATCGAGGGCGCCGCGCAGCTGTTGTGGGGCACCCAGGTCCACGGCCTCGACCTCGGCATCAACGATATCCCGTTCGAGGTGGACGGCGTCCTGATCAGCCAGTTCGACCTGTTCGCTGCGGGGATTGCCGGGGCGCTGGTCACCGCCTTTGCGCTGTTCTTTCGCTACACCCGAACCGGGCTGGCGTTCCGCGCGGTCGCCGATGATCAGTTCGCCGCACTGGCGGTGGGACTGCGGCTGTCCCGCGTCTGGGCGGCGGTGTGGACCGCAGCGGGGATCGTCGCACTTGTCGCTGGCCTGTTGTGGGGCGCGCGTCTCGGTGTGCAGTTTTCGCTTTCGCTCGTCGTGCTCAAGGCGCTGCCCGTACTGGTGCTCGGTGGCTTCGATTCGGTGGCGGGCGCCATCGTCGGGGGCCTCCTGATCGGCGCCATCGAGAAGCTGGCCGAGGTCTATGTCGGCCCGCTGTTTGGCGGCGGCATCGAGGCGTGGGCGGCCTATGTGGTGGCGCTCGCTTTCCTGCTGCTGCGTCCGTCAGGGCTGTTTGGACAGAAGCTGGTGGAAAGGGTCTGA
- a CDS encoding branched-chain amino acid ABC transporter permease, protein MTTSIRSATVRWLTPNRFGLAVLLIAAYAIIPFAGSGYLLDAVLTPFLALALAALGLNLLTGYAGQVSLGSAAYLAVGAYAAYNFNLRVHGVPFLASLVAAGFVAAAVGIVFGLPSLRLRGFYLAVSTLAAQFFVQWALTKFGWFSNHNPSGVIDAPSLAVAGLSFSGAVGRYVFSLTVVVVATLLAIRLLRSQVGRNFIALRDHEVAAKVIGVPLLRTKLLAFGVSSFLIGVAGVLWAFAYLRTVEPAGFNLDRSFQILFIIIIGGLASIRGAFLGAAFIVVFPLLLSRFGAALLGNVFDSGVLEMSQRIVIGALIIGLLIAEPRGLIALVDRVADKIRRRLFRPQPGPIHC, encoded by the coding sequence ATGACCACGTCCATTCGTTCCGCTACTGTGCGCTGGCTCACGCCGAATCGCTTCGGTCTCGCGGTTCTGCTGATCGCCGCCTACGCCATCATTCCGTTCGCGGGCTCTGGCTACCTGTTAGATGCGGTGCTGACGCCGTTTCTCGCGCTCGCGCTCGCGGCTCTGGGCCTCAACCTGCTCACCGGCTATGCCGGGCAGGTCTCGCTCGGGTCGGCCGCGTATCTTGCGGTGGGCGCTTATGCCGCCTATAATTTCAATCTGAGGGTGCATGGCGTGCCGTTTCTCGCCAGCCTCGTGGCCGCAGGCTTTGTCGCTGCTGCGGTGGGGATCGTATTTGGTCTCCCAAGCTTGCGACTGCGCGGCTTCTACCTCGCGGTGTCGACGTTGGCGGCGCAGTTCTTTGTGCAGTGGGCGCTCACCAAGTTCGGCTGGTTCTCGAACCACAATCCATCCGGTGTGATCGACGCGCCGTCGCTGGCGGTGGCCGGCCTGAGCTTCTCCGGCGCAGTCGGGCGCTACGTCTTCTCGCTGACCGTCGTTGTTGTTGCGACGCTGCTCGCGATCCGGCTGCTGCGCTCGCAAGTTGGGCGGAACTTCATCGCTCTGCGCGACCACGAGGTCGCGGCCAAGGTGATCGGCGTGCCGCTGCTGCGCACCAAGCTGCTCGCCTTCGGGGTTTCGTCGTTCCTAATCGGCGTCGCCGGAGTGCTGTGGGCCTTTGCCTACCTGCGCACCGTAGAGCCCGCCGGCTTCAACCTGGACCGCTCGTTCCAGATCCTCTTCATCATCATAATCGGCGGCCTGGCTTCGATCCGCGGCGCGTTTCTCGGCGCGGCGTTCATCGTCGTGTTCCCGCTGCTGCTCTCGCGTTTTGGCGCCGCACTGCTCGGCAACGTCTTCGATTCCGGCGTGCTGGAGATGAGCCAGCGCATCGTCATCGGCGCACTGATCATCGGCCTGCTGATCGCCGAGCCGCGCGGCTTGATCGCGCTGGTCGATCGCGTCGCGGACAAGATCCGGCGCCGGCTTTTCCGTCCGCAGCCCGGTCCCATCCACTGTTGA
- a CDS encoding ABC transporter substrate-binding protein, which yields MLLSKSLRSAALAAAIAIGAELPVHADEQFFPLQSYRVGPYAAGGTGFFGGFIDYLNLINIRDGGVNGVKLTWEEGETQYEVERGVEVYERLKNHPGVAAWNPLSVGIAYAMIDRITKDKVPLITINHGRTDSTDGRVFPYVFPLLLNPYSETSGIVNYIATREGGTDKLKGKKIVVLYHGSPYGKETIPIYQLLAAKYGFSLEQIEVPHPGNEQQSQWLSIRRAKADYVVLRGWGVMNPVALKTAQKVGFPIDHIIGNVWSNSEEDVIPAGDAAKGYVAITTQASGAEYPVLQEIIKTVYGAGKGNLDDKKRIGSVYHNLGIVNGILNVEAIRIAQQKFGKRTLTGDEVRWGLEHLQLDPARVEVLGAKGLFHSINVTWDNHEGDGRVTFQQWDGTKWKVVSDWIAPDWTSLRPIIEKSAVAYAAEHNIKIRTSDDTAVGQ from the coding sequence ATGCTTCTGTCCAAATCCCTCCGTAGTGCTGCGCTTGCGGCAGCCATCGCCATCGGCGCTGAGTTGCCGGTCCACGCCGATGAGCAGTTTTTTCCGCTGCAGAGCTACCGGGTCGGCCCCTACGCGGCCGGCGGCACCGGCTTCTTCGGCGGCTTCATTGACTATCTCAACCTGATCAATATCCGCGATGGCGGCGTCAACGGCGTCAAGCTGACCTGGGAGGAGGGTGAGACGCAGTATGAGGTCGAGCGCGGCGTTGAGGTCTATGAGCGGCTGAAGAACCATCCGGGCGTTGCGGCCTGGAATCCGCTTTCGGTCGGGATCGCCTATGCGATGATCGATCGCATCACCAAGGACAAGGTGCCGTTGATCACCATCAACCACGGCCGTACCGATTCCACCGACGGTCGCGTGTTCCCTTATGTGTTTCCGCTTCTGCTCAATCCCTACAGCGAGACGTCGGGTATCGTGAACTACATCGCCACGCGCGAGGGCGGCACCGATAAGCTCAAGGGCAAGAAGATCGTCGTGCTCTATCACGGCTCGCCCTATGGCAAGGAGACTATCCCGATCTATCAGCTGCTCGCCGCCAAATACGGCTTCTCCCTGGAGCAAATCGAAGTGCCGCATCCCGGCAACGAGCAGCAGTCACAGTGGCTGTCGATCCGTCGTGCCAAGGCCGACTACGTGGTCTTGCGCGGCTGGGGCGTGATGAACCCGGTGGCACTGAAGACGGCGCAGAAGGTCGGCTTCCCGATCGATCACATCATCGGCAATGTCTGGTCGAATTCGGAGGAGGACGTCATTCCCGCGGGCGATGCTGCCAAGGGCTATGTCGCGATCACGACGCAGGCCTCCGGCGCCGAATATCCAGTGCTGCAGGAGATCATCAAGACCGTCTACGGCGCCGGCAAGGGCAATCTCGACGACAAAAAGCGGATCGGCAGCGTCTATCACAACCTCGGCATCGTCAACGGCATCCTCAATGTCGAGGCGATCCGGATCGCCCAGCAGAAATTCGGCAAGCGCACGCTGACCGGTGATGAGGTGCGGTGGGGCTTGGAGCATCTGCAGCTCGATCCGGCGCGAGTCGAGGTGCTGGGCGCCAAAGGGTTGTTCCATTCCATCAACGTGACCTGGGACAACCACGAAGGCGATGGCCGCGTGACCTTCCAGCAGTGGGATGGCACGAAGTGGAAGGTGGTGTCGGACTGGATCGCGCCAGACTGGACTTCACTGCGGCCGATCATCGAGAAGTCCGCGGTGGCTTACGCGGCTGAACACAACATCAAAATCCGTACCTCTGACGACACGGCAGTCGGCCAATAA
- a CDS encoding ABC transporter ATP-binding protein, producing MSDHLLILEGLAATYNHAIRALSDVSLTVRRGEIVTLLGANGAGKSTTLKAISNLLHAERGQLTHGRVAFDGRDTAALTSADLVRLGLVPVLEGRHCFRALNVEENLVAGGIGGGLSRGEIAAGLERIYTLFPRLKERRRSASGLTSGGEQQMTVIGRALMSRPRLLVLDEPSMGLAPLVVETIFRTLKRLNREEGLSILVAEQNSTVALRYADRAAVLEGGSTALSGDAADLRGRAEIKALYLGSPEESAAHLAALRGPSPADHAAA from the coding sequence ATGAGCGATCATCTTCTCATTCTCGAAGGCTTGGCTGCGACCTACAACCACGCTATTCGCGCGCTGTCCGATGTCTCGCTCACGGTGCGCCGCGGCGAGATCGTGACCCTGCTCGGCGCCAACGGTGCGGGCAAGTCGACCACGCTCAAGGCGATTTCCAACCTGCTGCATGCCGAGCGCGGCCAGCTCACGCACGGGCGCGTCGCGTTCGACGGGCGCGATACCGCCGCGCTCACGTCGGCCGATCTGGTGCGCCTCGGTCTCGTCCCGGTGCTAGAGGGCCGCCACTGCTTTCGTGCGCTCAACGTCGAGGAGAACCTGGTGGCCGGCGGCATCGGAGGGGGCTTGTCGCGCGGCGAGATCGCGGCAGGACTTGAGCGCATCTACACATTATTTCCTCGCCTGAAGGAGCGCCGGCGTTCTGCCTCGGGCCTCACCTCGGGCGGTGAACAGCAAATGACGGTGATTGGCCGCGCCTTGATGTCGCGGCCACGGCTCCTGGTGCTGGACGAACCGTCGATGGGCCTTGCGCCGCTTGTGGTCGAGACGATCTTCAGGACCCTGAAGCGGCTCAACCGCGAAGAAGGATTGTCGATCCTGGTCGCCGAGCAGAACTCGACAGTGGCGCTGCGTTACGCCGACCGCGCTGCCGTGCTCGAAGGCGGTTCGACGGCGCTGTCGGGCGACGCTGCTGATCTGCGCGGGCGCGCCGAGATCAAGGCGCTCTATCTCGGGAGTCCTGAGGAGAGCGCGGCACATCTTGCCGCCTTGCGCGGTCCGTCACCGGCCGATCACGCGGCCGCTTGA